The following coding sequences lie in one Methanothermobacter sp. MT-2 genomic window:
- a CDS encoding predicted aminopeptidase, producing the protein MRYKIVLILVIIAILAGSMAFYNPPDEKKESKVLNVSATAKEFDSENAMTFSTEICNLGVRYGGNDAELKAADLMEKKLEENGIEAHKEKVDLGGGEHTYNVIGVINGTNPNKYIIIASHIDSPGFCEGATDDAAALGIQVEIARILASKGIKPEKTILIIGFGGEELWFKGSEDFVKKHPEIIRNCEAVIDLNCVGAGENIFLVQYSYQPKPVKGDPKLINLTNECAQELGHPVIIGETTYPSDTYPFYYNNIKRVPVCQVMSQPFKVPPWSSENNADKLDQEDMKKIGETITLVLLKLAR; encoded by the coding sequence TTGAGGTACAAGATTGTTTTAATACTGGTTATAATCGCAATATTGGCGGGTTCAATGGCATTTTACAATCCACCCGATGAGAAAAAGGAATCAAAAGTGCTCAATGTATCAGCAACTGCCAAGGAGTTCGACTCAGAGAATGCCATGACCTTTAGCACTGAAATATGCAATTTAGGGGTTAGGTATGGGGGTAACGATGCCGAGTTAAAGGCTGCGGATCTTATGGAGAAAAAACTCGAAGAAAATGGCATTGAAGCCCATAAGGAAAAAGTGGACCTTGGAGGGGGCGAGCACACCTATAATGTTATTGGGGTTATCAACGGCACCAACCCAAATAAATACATTATCATAGCTTCACATATTGACTCTCCAGGATTCTGTGAAGGAGCGACCGATGACGCTGCTGCACTAGGAATACAAGTCGAAATCGCGAGAATACTCGCATCCAAGGGCATCAAACCCGAAAAAACCATCCTAATCATAGGATTTGGAGGCGAAGAACTTTGGTTTAAAGGCTCTGAAGATTTCGTGAAAAAACACCCAGAAATAATCAGAAACTGTGAAGCAGTAATAGACCTAAACTGTGTAGGCGCCGGTGAAAACATATTCTTGGTCCAATATAGTTACCAGCCAAAACCAGTCAAAGGAGACCCTAAACTAATCAACCTCACCAATGAATGCGCACAAGAACTAGGCCATCCAGTTATCATCGGAGAAACAACATACCCTAGTGATACATACCCATTTTACTATAACAACATCAAGAGAGTGCCAGTCTGTCAAGTGATGAGCCAACCATTCAAAGTACCACCCTGGAGCTCTGAGAACAACGCAGACAAACTCGACCAGGAAGACATGAAAAAAATAGGCGAAACAATAACACTAGTCCTGTTAAAACTAGCAAGATAA
- a CDS encoding glyoxalase family protein has translation MKIKYATIIVEDMEESINFYTKVMGFKIDSEYDLGPNGRITLLKGEGETMVELIKNPVDKPGLFSIGMDVQDLENTIKKLKSKGAKVIMEPTPITVGLLAFIEDPNGARIALIQHN, from the coding sequence ATGAAGATTAAATATGCCACGATAATAGTTGAGGATATGGAAGAGTCAATTAACTTTTACACTAAAGTGATGGGATTTAAAATAGACAGCGAATACGATCTTGGACCAAATGGAAGAATCACACTATTGAAGGGTGAAGGAGAAACCATGGTAGAACTCATTAAAAATCCAGTGGATAAACCAGGATTATTCTCCATAGGAATGGACGTTCAAGACCTAGAAAATACGATTAAAAAACTTAAATCTAAGGGTGCTAAAGTCATAATGGAGCCGACTCCAATAACAGTCGGACTTCTAGCATTTATAGAAGATCCAAATGGGGCGCGAATAGCACTAATCCAACATAATTAA
- a CDS encoding pyridoxamine 5'-phosphate oxidase-related FMN-binding protein: MVKLPEEAQEMLNNESCNKEKPLIWIATVDEENPHLAPVCFVKVIDNDKLLVAINFASKTMKNIEKGSKVAIGSAVYYDGYMIKGTGQIIKEGEHFKETKKMVKERFGEKIKPQAALLVEIEEIYSLKPKPGSKKIT; encoded by the coding sequence ATGGTTAAATTACCAGAAGAAGCCCAAGAAATGTTAAACAACGAATCCTGCAATAAAGAAAAGCCACTAATCTGGATCGCGACAGTCGACGAAGAAAACCCACACCTAGCCCCTGTATGCTTCGTGAAAGTCATTGATAACGACAAGTTACTCGTTGCCATAAACTTCGCCAGCAAAACCATGAAAAACATAGAAAAAGGCTCAAAAGTCGCCATAGGATCAGCAGTATACTATGATGGGTACATGATAAAAGGAACAGGCCAAATAATAAAAGAAGGCGAACACTTCAAAGAAACCAAAAAGATGGTGAAAGAAAGATTCGGAGAAAAAATAAAACCACAAGCAGCCCTACTAGTAGAAATAGAAGAAATATACTCACTAAAACCAAAACCAGGAAGCAAAAAAATAACATGA